A section of the Salmo salar chromosome ssa05, Ssal_v3.1, whole genome shotgun sequence genome encodes:
- the LOC106605338 gene encoding sterol regulatory element-binding protein cleavage-activating protein isoform X1 translates to MAMDCIGSNDAFKLGILGSVVRRSLDAPRHSVLARPPDGRQLTPPPRMTVRERLREKISAAFYRHGLLCASYPVPIILFTSASILACCYPLLRLPLPGTGPVEFTTRVRDYTVPSHEPQGDLGERPDWYRGPPVAYIQQVLVKAAVSPWDSTLVPVDVFRSPLGRVFSLLEEIRNHVHNDGSGVKSLEALCLQVTDLLPGLRRMQTVLPEHGCLLVSPGNYWQNQRELFDSDPDLLKTVHQHEPKGLHTSATLRDLLFGVPVKHTGVSLYSRKRVVTYTITMVLGSYDARFLSSLRARLLQLHPSVNCSLREDHMVHVHFKEEIGMAELIPLVTTYIILFAYIYFSTRKIDMVKSKWGLALAAVVTVLSSLLMSVGLCTLFGLTPTLNGGEIFPYLVVVIGLENVLVLTKSVVSTPVDLEVKLRIAQGLSNESWSIMKNMATELCIVLIGYFTLVPAIQEFCLFAVVGLVSDFFLQMFFFTTVLSIDIRRMELADLNRRLPAEAGMPPPKPGPLRPREAPPPPRPSPYTITLQTPAFRNLRLPKRLRVVYFLARTRLAQRFIMVGTVIWIGILAYTDPAGLRTYLAAQVSEQSPLGEGGAGGLPPHLGVAPVFPGPGGDPASTLSVLPAPAEPTPLPENQSQGHHGAPREGVPHQAQAPPLVPQISWGAEDEEGWRRLSFRHWPSLFSYYNITLAKRYISILPVIPVTLHLSPREAIETRHPQDTRHPPPPSLKTNELPADLTLYKVAALGLAAGVLLVLLLFCLYRVLCPRNYGQNGVVHGRRRRGDLPCDDYGYSPPISEISPLLLRGHSMDIECLASDGMLLASCCLAGQIRVWDAQTGDCLTVIPKHGLRRSSSSGCWEQRDGWDAVGVAEPENLGGGTESEGGVFDEDEGYPLRRRTTPRPALFEDQPDLTPLIDTNFDSQPPSHLLLTPPRDGFDFGGLVEKAYLEHEPPSPGLTASYPSPSPPSGPPPQRRRSLGYIQPPAPQGQGTPDWESAVWAMELRGNLIAAGRSSGKLELWDAVEGSLRCSNEDGVSGITALAFLNNRIVAARLDGSLDFFTVDINKPLGLLQYRGPPGRSNMLPSPCYSSEDVISCQLTRSVQCAHQKPITVLRAAAGRVVTGSQDHTVRVYRLEDSCCLFTLQGHSGGITAIYIDQTMVLASGGQDGAICLWDVLTGSRVSHVYGHRGDVTSLVCTTSCVISSGLDDLICIWDRSTGIKLYSIQQEVGCGASLGVISESLLVTGGQGCVSFWDLNFGDLLQTVYLGQSSDGQGVRQLVVLNNAAIVCDFGSELSLVYVPSVLEKLD, encoded by the exons ttACCCCCTGCTGCGGCTGCCTCTCCCGGGGACCGGGCCGGTGGAGTTCACCACACGGGTCCGAGATTACACCGTCCCTTCCCATGAGCCCCAGGGAGACCTCGGCGAGCGGCCTGACTGG TATCGGGGTCCTCCGGTGGCCTACATTCAGCAGGTCCTGGTGAAGGCAGCAGTGTCTCCCTGGGACAGTACGCTGGTCCCTGTGGACGTGTTCCGCTCCCCACTGGGCCGCGTATTCAGCCTGCTGGAGGAGATCCGCAACCATGTACACAACGACGG TTCTGGGGTCAAGAGCTTGGAGGCGCTCTGCCTGCAGGTGACGGACCTGTTGCCGGGGTTACGGCGTATGCAGACAGTGCTGCCAGAGCACGGTTGTCTGCTGGTCTCCCCCGGCAACTACTGGCAGAACCAGCGGGAGCTGTTTGACTCTGACCCCGACCTGCTGAAGACCGTCCACCAGCACGAACCCAAAGGACTGCACACCTCGGCCACACTGAGAG ACCTGCTGTTTGGCGTCCcggtgaaacacacaggggtgAGTCTGTACAGCAGGAAGAGGGTGGTCACCTACACCATCACCATGGTCCTGGGCAGCTACGACGCCAGGTTCCTGTCTAGCCTGCGGGCGCGTCTCCTCCAGCTGCACCCCTCGGTGAACTGCAGCCTGCGCGAGGACCACATGGTGCACGTGCACTTCAAGGAGGAGATAGGCATGGCCGAGCTCATCCCGCTGGTCACCACCTACATCATACTGTTCGCCTACATCTACTTCTCCACAC GTAAGATTGACATGGTGAAGTCAAAATGGGGCTTGGCGCTGGCTGCCGTGGTAACGGTGCTCAGCTCTCTGCTTATGTCTGTGGGGCTCTGCACCCTGTTCGGCCTGACGCCCACACTCAATGGAGg tgagATCTTCCCCTATCTGGTGGTGGTGATAGGGCTGGAGAACGTCCTGGTTCTCACCAAGTCTGTGGTGTCCACCCCTGTTGACCTGGAGGTCAAACTACGCATCGCTCAGg GCCTTAGTAATGAGAGCTGGTCTATCATGAAGAACATGGCCACAGAGCTGTGCATCGTCCTCATAGGATATTTCACCCTGGTGCCCGCtatccag GAGTTCTGTCTGTTTGCTGTGGTGGGTCTGGTGTCTGACTTCTTCCTTCAGATGTTTTTCTTCACCACAGTTCTTTCCATTGACATCCGACGCAtggag ttggcCGATCTGAACCGGCGTCTTCCAGCCGAGGCAGGGATGCCCCCTCCCAAACCGGGCCCCCTGCGCCCTCGGGAGGCGCCTCCTCCCCCACGGCCCTCGCCCTACACCATCACCCTGCAGACGCCCGCCTTCAGGAACCTGCGTCTGCCCAAGAGGCTCCGTGTGGTCTACTTCCTGGCCCGCACGCGTCTGGCCCAGCGCTTCATCATG GTGGGTACAGTGATCTGGATTGGCATCCTGGCCTACACGGACCCCGCTGGCCTCCGTACCTACCTGGCAGCCCAGGTGTCTGAACAGAGCCCCCTGGGGGAGGGTGGGGCCGGGGGTCTGCCCCCCCACCTGGGAGTAGCCCCGGTCTTCCCTGGACCAGGAGGGGACCCCGCCAGCACCCTCAGTGTCCTCCCTGCCCCCGCTGAACCCACCCCGCTTCCAGAGAACCAGTCCCAGGGCCACCACGGGGCCCCCAGGGAAGGAGTACCCCACCAGGCCCAGGCCCCACCCCTGGTGCCCCAGATCAGCTGGGGGGCGGAGGATGAGGAGGGCTGGAGGAGGCTGTCTTTCAGACACTGGCCCTCGCTCTTCAGCTACTATAATATTACTCTGGCCAAGAG ATACATCAGCATCCTGCCTGTCATTCCTGTCACGCTTCACCTGAGCCCCCGGGAGGCCATCGAGACGCGTCACCCCCAGGACACACGCCACCCCCCGCCGCCCAGCCTCAAAACTAACGAGCTGCCCGCAGACCTCACGCTCTACAA ggtagCAGCTCTGGGCCTGGCGGCAGGGgttctgctggtgctgctgctcttCTGTCTCTACCGGGTCCTCTGTCCCCGCAACTACGGCCAGAACGGCGTGGTCCACGGCCGCCGGCGCCGTGGTGACCTGCCCTGCGACGACTACGGCTACTCGCCACCCATCAGCGAGATCTCCCCCCTGCTGCTGCGTGGACACAGCATG GATATAGAGTGTCTGGCGAGTGACGGCATGCTGTTGGCCAGTTGTTGTCTGGCAGGACAGATCCGTGTGTGGGACGCTCAGACTGGAGACTGCCTCACTGTCATTCCTAAACATGG GCTGCGGCGGAGTAGCAGCAGTGGCTGCTGGGAGCAGCGGGATGGCTGGGACGCCGTGGGTGTGGCCGAACCTGAGAATCTGGGAGGCGGGACAGAATCAGAGGGCGGGGTTTTTGATGAGGATGAGGGCTACCCCCTCAGGCGGCGGACCACCCCACGTCCTGCCCTCTTTGAGGACCAACCCGACCTCACCCCCCTCATCGACACCAACTTCGACTCCCagcccccctcccacctcctTCTCACCCCGCCCAGGGATGGCTTTGACTTCGGGGGGCTGGTGGAGAAGGCCTACCTGGAGCACGAGCCTCCCTCGCCGGGCCTCACTGCCTCCTACCCCTCCCCCTCACCCCCGTCGGGACCCCCTCCCCAGAGGAGACGCAGCCTGGGGTACATCCAGCCCCCTGCTCCACAGGGCCAGGGGACCCCGGACTGGGAGAGCGCCGTGTGGGCCATGGAGCTCCGGGGGAACCTCATCGCTGCTGGGAGGAGCAGCGGCAAACTGGAG CTGTGGGACGCAGTGGAGGGCTCGTTACGCTGCAGTAATGAAGACGGCGTCTCTGGGATCACGGCCCTGGCCTTCCTCAACAACAGGATCGTGGCGGCCAGACTCGACGGCTCGCTAGACTTCTTCACTGTCGACATCAACAAGCCTCTGGGCCTACTGCAGTACAGAG GTCCCCCCGGGCGTAGTAACATGCTGCCCTCGCCCTGCTACAGCAGTGAGGATGTGATCTCATGCCAGCTGACGCGCTCGGTGCAGTGTGCCCACCAGAAACCCATCACGGTGCTGCGAGCCGCGGCCGGCAGAGTGGTCACGGGCAGCCAGGACCACACCGTCAGG GTGTATCGTCTGGAGGACTCATGCTGTCTCTTCACGCTCCAGGGCCACTCTGGGGGAATCACTGCCATCTACATAGACCAG ACCATGGTTCTGGCCAGTGGGGGGCAGGACGGAGCAATCTGCCTGTGGGATGTGCTGACGGGCAGCCGGGTCAGCCACGTGTACGGTCACCGCGGCGACGTGACCTCGCTGGTGTGCACCACATCGTGCGTGATTAGCAGCGGCCTCGACGACCTCATCTGCATCTGGGACCGCAGTACGGGCATCAAGCTCTACTCCATACAGcag GAGGTGGGCTGTGGTGCTAGTCTGGGGGTGATCTCTGAGTCTCTCCTGGTGACAGGGGGCCAGGGCTGTGTGTCCTTCTGGGACCTGAACTTCGGAGACCTCCTCCAGACGGTCTACCTGGGCCAGAGCAGCGACGGCCAGGGGGTTCGCCAGCTCGTGGTGCTGAACAACGCCGCCATCGTCTGCGACTTTGGCTCCGAGCTCAGCCTGGTCTACGTACCTTCGGTGCTGGAGAAGCTGGACTGA
- the LOC106605338 gene encoding sterol regulatory element-binding protein cleavage-activating protein isoform X3 encodes MGSLDAPRHSVLARPPDGRQLTPPPRMTVRERLREKISAAFYRHGLLCASYPVPIILFTSASILACCYPLLRLPLPGTGPVEFTTRVRDYTVPSHEPQGDLGERPDWYRGPPVAYIQQVLVKAAVSPWDSTLVPVDVFRSPLGRVFSLLEEIRNHVHNDGSGVKSLEALCLQVTDLLPGLRRMQTVLPEHGCLLVSPGNYWQNQRELFDSDPDLLKTVHQHEPKGLHTSATLRDLLFGVPVKHTGVSLYSRKRVVTYTITMVLGSYDARFLSSLRARLLQLHPSVNCSLREDHMVHVHFKEEIGMAELIPLVTTYIILFAYIYFSTRKIDMVKSKWGLALAAVVTVLSSLLMSVGLCTLFGLTPTLNGGEIFPYLVVVIGLENVLVLTKSVVSTPVDLEVKLRIAQGLSNESWSIMKNMATELCIVLIGYFTLVPAIQEFCLFAVVGLVSDFFLQMFFFTTVLSIDIRRMELADLNRRLPAEAGMPPPKPGPLRPREAPPPPRPSPYTITLQTPAFRNLRLPKRLRVVYFLARTRLAQRFIMVGTVIWIGILAYTDPAGLRTYLAAQVSEQSPLGEGGAGGLPPHLGVAPVFPGPGGDPASTLSVLPAPAEPTPLPENQSQGHHGAPREGVPHQAQAPPLVPQISWGAEDEEGWRRLSFRHWPSLFSYYNITLAKRYISILPVIPVTLHLSPREAIETRHPQDTRHPPPPSLKTNELPADLTLYKVAALGLAAGVLLVLLLFCLYRVLCPRNYGQNGVVHGRRRRGDLPCDDYGYSPPISEISPLLLRGHSMDIECLASDGMLLASCCLAGQIRVWDAQTGDCLTVIPKHGLRRSSSSGCWEQRDGWDAVGVAEPENLGGGTESEGGVFDEDEGYPLRRRTTPRPALFEDQPDLTPLIDTNFDSQPPSHLLLTPPRDGFDFGGLVEKAYLEHEPPSPGLTASYPSPSPPSGPPPQRRRSLGYIQPPAPQGQGTPDWESAVWAMELRGNLIAAGRSSGKLELWDAVEGSLRCSNEDGVSGITALAFLNNRIVAARLDGSLDFFTVDINKPLGLLQYRGPPGRSNMLPSPCYSSEDVISCQLTRSVQCAHQKPITVLRAAAGRVVTGSQDHTVRVYRLEDSCCLFTLQGHSGGITAIYIDQTMVLASGGQDGAICLWDVLTGSRVSHVYGHRGDVTSLVCTTSCVISSGLDDLICIWDRSTGIKLYSIQQEVGCGASLGVISESLLVTGGQGCVSFWDLNFGDLLQTVYLGQSSDGQGVRQLVVLNNAAIVCDFGSELSLVYVPSVLEKLD; translated from the exons ttACCCCCTGCTGCGGCTGCCTCTCCCGGGGACCGGGCCGGTGGAGTTCACCACACGGGTCCGAGATTACACCGTCCCTTCCCATGAGCCCCAGGGAGACCTCGGCGAGCGGCCTGACTGG TATCGGGGTCCTCCGGTGGCCTACATTCAGCAGGTCCTGGTGAAGGCAGCAGTGTCTCCCTGGGACAGTACGCTGGTCCCTGTGGACGTGTTCCGCTCCCCACTGGGCCGCGTATTCAGCCTGCTGGAGGAGATCCGCAACCATGTACACAACGACGG TTCTGGGGTCAAGAGCTTGGAGGCGCTCTGCCTGCAGGTGACGGACCTGTTGCCGGGGTTACGGCGTATGCAGACAGTGCTGCCAGAGCACGGTTGTCTGCTGGTCTCCCCCGGCAACTACTGGCAGAACCAGCGGGAGCTGTTTGACTCTGACCCCGACCTGCTGAAGACCGTCCACCAGCACGAACCCAAAGGACTGCACACCTCGGCCACACTGAGAG ACCTGCTGTTTGGCGTCCcggtgaaacacacaggggtgAGTCTGTACAGCAGGAAGAGGGTGGTCACCTACACCATCACCATGGTCCTGGGCAGCTACGACGCCAGGTTCCTGTCTAGCCTGCGGGCGCGTCTCCTCCAGCTGCACCCCTCGGTGAACTGCAGCCTGCGCGAGGACCACATGGTGCACGTGCACTTCAAGGAGGAGATAGGCATGGCCGAGCTCATCCCGCTGGTCACCACCTACATCATACTGTTCGCCTACATCTACTTCTCCACAC GTAAGATTGACATGGTGAAGTCAAAATGGGGCTTGGCGCTGGCTGCCGTGGTAACGGTGCTCAGCTCTCTGCTTATGTCTGTGGGGCTCTGCACCCTGTTCGGCCTGACGCCCACACTCAATGGAGg tgagATCTTCCCCTATCTGGTGGTGGTGATAGGGCTGGAGAACGTCCTGGTTCTCACCAAGTCTGTGGTGTCCACCCCTGTTGACCTGGAGGTCAAACTACGCATCGCTCAGg GCCTTAGTAATGAGAGCTGGTCTATCATGAAGAACATGGCCACAGAGCTGTGCATCGTCCTCATAGGATATTTCACCCTGGTGCCCGCtatccag GAGTTCTGTCTGTTTGCTGTGGTGGGTCTGGTGTCTGACTTCTTCCTTCAGATGTTTTTCTTCACCACAGTTCTTTCCATTGACATCCGACGCAtggag ttggcCGATCTGAACCGGCGTCTTCCAGCCGAGGCAGGGATGCCCCCTCCCAAACCGGGCCCCCTGCGCCCTCGGGAGGCGCCTCCTCCCCCACGGCCCTCGCCCTACACCATCACCCTGCAGACGCCCGCCTTCAGGAACCTGCGTCTGCCCAAGAGGCTCCGTGTGGTCTACTTCCTGGCCCGCACGCGTCTGGCCCAGCGCTTCATCATG GTGGGTACAGTGATCTGGATTGGCATCCTGGCCTACACGGACCCCGCTGGCCTCCGTACCTACCTGGCAGCCCAGGTGTCTGAACAGAGCCCCCTGGGGGAGGGTGGGGCCGGGGGTCTGCCCCCCCACCTGGGAGTAGCCCCGGTCTTCCCTGGACCAGGAGGGGACCCCGCCAGCACCCTCAGTGTCCTCCCTGCCCCCGCTGAACCCACCCCGCTTCCAGAGAACCAGTCCCAGGGCCACCACGGGGCCCCCAGGGAAGGAGTACCCCACCAGGCCCAGGCCCCACCCCTGGTGCCCCAGATCAGCTGGGGGGCGGAGGATGAGGAGGGCTGGAGGAGGCTGTCTTTCAGACACTGGCCCTCGCTCTTCAGCTACTATAATATTACTCTGGCCAAGAG ATACATCAGCATCCTGCCTGTCATTCCTGTCACGCTTCACCTGAGCCCCCGGGAGGCCATCGAGACGCGTCACCCCCAGGACACACGCCACCCCCCGCCGCCCAGCCTCAAAACTAACGAGCTGCCCGCAGACCTCACGCTCTACAA ggtagCAGCTCTGGGCCTGGCGGCAGGGgttctgctggtgctgctgctcttCTGTCTCTACCGGGTCCTCTGTCCCCGCAACTACGGCCAGAACGGCGTGGTCCACGGCCGCCGGCGCCGTGGTGACCTGCCCTGCGACGACTACGGCTACTCGCCACCCATCAGCGAGATCTCCCCCCTGCTGCTGCGTGGACACAGCATG GATATAGAGTGTCTGGCGAGTGACGGCATGCTGTTGGCCAGTTGTTGTCTGGCAGGACAGATCCGTGTGTGGGACGCTCAGACTGGAGACTGCCTCACTGTCATTCCTAAACATGG GCTGCGGCGGAGTAGCAGCAGTGGCTGCTGGGAGCAGCGGGATGGCTGGGACGCCGTGGGTGTGGCCGAACCTGAGAATCTGGGAGGCGGGACAGAATCAGAGGGCGGGGTTTTTGATGAGGATGAGGGCTACCCCCTCAGGCGGCGGACCACCCCACGTCCTGCCCTCTTTGAGGACCAACCCGACCTCACCCCCCTCATCGACACCAACTTCGACTCCCagcccccctcccacctcctTCTCACCCCGCCCAGGGATGGCTTTGACTTCGGGGGGCTGGTGGAGAAGGCCTACCTGGAGCACGAGCCTCCCTCGCCGGGCCTCACTGCCTCCTACCCCTCCCCCTCACCCCCGTCGGGACCCCCTCCCCAGAGGAGACGCAGCCTGGGGTACATCCAGCCCCCTGCTCCACAGGGCCAGGGGACCCCGGACTGGGAGAGCGCCGTGTGGGCCATGGAGCTCCGGGGGAACCTCATCGCTGCTGGGAGGAGCAGCGGCAAACTGGAG CTGTGGGACGCAGTGGAGGGCTCGTTACGCTGCAGTAATGAAGACGGCGTCTCTGGGATCACGGCCCTGGCCTTCCTCAACAACAGGATCGTGGCGGCCAGACTCGACGGCTCGCTAGACTTCTTCACTGTCGACATCAACAAGCCTCTGGGCCTACTGCAGTACAGAG GTCCCCCCGGGCGTAGTAACATGCTGCCCTCGCCCTGCTACAGCAGTGAGGATGTGATCTCATGCCAGCTGACGCGCTCGGTGCAGTGTGCCCACCAGAAACCCATCACGGTGCTGCGAGCCGCGGCCGGCAGAGTGGTCACGGGCAGCCAGGACCACACCGTCAGG GTGTATCGTCTGGAGGACTCATGCTGTCTCTTCACGCTCCAGGGCCACTCTGGGGGAATCACTGCCATCTACATAGACCAG ACCATGGTTCTGGCCAGTGGGGGGCAGGACGGAGCAATCTGCCTGTGGGATGTGCTGACGGGCAGCCGGGTCAGCCACGTGTACGGTCACCGCGGCGACGTGACCTCGCTGGTGTGCACCACATCGTGCGTGATTAGCAGCGGCCTCGACGACCTCATCTGCATCTGGGACCGCAGTACGGGCATCAAGCTCTACTCCATACAGcag GAGGTGGGCTGTGGTGCTAGTCTGGGGGTGATCTCTGAGTCTCTCCTGGTGACAGGGGGCCAGGGCTGTGTGTCCTTCTGGGACCTGAACTTCGGAGACCTCCTCCAGACGGTCTACCTGGGCCAGAGCAGCGACGGCCAGGGGGTTCGCCAGCTCGTGGTGCTGAACAACGCCGCCATCGTCTGCGACTTTGGCTCCGAGCTCAGCCTGGTCTACGTACCTTCGGTGCTGGAGAAGCTGGACTGA